One part of the Edaphobacter acidisoli genome encodes these proteins:
- a CDS encoding DUF481 domain-containing protein, producing MLLATPAHAQTKPQTDIIVFTNGDQLTGTLEREVGDSVVFKSDMAGEITVSTSKIKELRSNGQFVLLEKGEMVKRTKRSSGKLQYADNNVTISGATPQTVPIKNLAYAIDSATFNKEVLANPTPLQGWAGAITGGATLVRATDYGETFTLGLGLIRAIPTVSFLPPRTRSTVNVLETYGKLTSPVIPQTTPPTPAAMTKTSIFHADAEHDKYFTSRLYALANTAFDHNFSQGLNLQQIYGGGIGYTVLQSPVQQLDVKMDVHYERQNFVAPTPNDNLIGSIFGETYHRSLPRKIVFTENGSFIPAWNNTNAYSAIFGAGLVLPTYKRLSVNLNMQDNYLNNPAVGYNKNSFQFVTGVSYTLK from the coding sequence GTGCTGCTGGCCACACCCGCTCACGCCCAGACCAAACCTCAAACAGACATCATCGTCTTCACCAACGGCGACCAGCTTACCGGCACGCTCGAGCGTGAGGTTGGCGATTCAGTCGTCTTCAAGAGTGACATGGCTGGCGAAATCACCGTCTCGACTTCGAAGATCAAAGAGTTGCGGTCCAACGGCCAGTTTGTGCTCCTCGAAAAGGGCGAGATGGTGAAGCGCACCAAGCGGTCTTCGGGCAAGTTACAGTATGCGGATAACAACGTCACCATTAGTGGAGCAACGCCCCAAACCGTCCCGATCAAAAATCTTGCCTACGCCATCGACAGCGCCACCTTCAATAAAGAGGTCCTCGCTAATCCAACGCCACTCCAGGGTTGGGCAGGAGCAATCACCGGCGGGGCGACTCTTGTTCGCGCCACTGACTACGGCGAAACTTTTACGTTGGGCCTTGGCCTCATTCGCGCCATCCCAACTGTCTCCTTCCTTCCGCCGCGCACGCGCAGCACTGTCAATGTACTGGAGACCTACGGCAAGCTGACCTCGCCTGTCATCCCCCAGACGACTCCGCCAACACCTGCGGCGATGACCAAAACGAGCATCTTCCACGCCGACGCTGAACACGACAAGTACTTCACCTCGCGGCTCTATGCCTTGGCAAATACGGCCTTCGATCATAACTTCTCGCAAGGCCTGAACCTGCAACAGATCTATGGCGGTGGTATCGGCTACACCGTGCTCCAGTCTCCGGTGCAGCAGCTTGACGTCAAGATGGACGTGCACTACGAGCGGCAGAACTTCGTTGCTCCCACACCGAACGACAACCTGATCGGTTCGATCTTTGGCGAAACTTACCACCGTAGTCTGCCTCGCAAGATCGTCTTTACCGAGAACGGCAGCTTCATTCCTGCCTGGAACAATACCAATGCGTACTCGGCGATCTTCGGCGCGGGACTCGTGCTGCCCACCTATAAACGCCTGAGCGTCAACCTCAACATGCAGGACAACTACCTCAATAATCCCGCTGTCGGCTACAACAAAAACAGCTTCCAGTTCGTTACCGGCGTCAGTTACACGCTCAAATAA
- a CDS encoding GvpL/GvpF family gas vesicle protein, which produces MAWYAYCIAERQAFPELCRHRRPMPLTGVTGLFGNQTFLFPASDLAVIVSEHTAEDSARMDQTAARDHARVVADCFKLSTVLPFRFGTTFTDDDALRRSVRSNQRHFMANIDRLRGKAEMHLKVVVDDICPKTVARAVTVGQQYLAGLRESATRQRERQSKARALSVQMHRMFLPLAEEITCKRMDSGKMLLDIAHLIDNKTIERYQNKYTSASHELKECQMQLSGPWPPYHFVHRSNAQQHNA; this is translated from the coding sequence ATGGCATGGTACGCCTATTGCATTGCAGAGAGACAGGCCTTTCCGGAACTTTGCCGGCACCGCCGCCCGATGCCCTTGACCGGGGTAACGGGTTTGTTTGGTAATCAAACGTTTCTGTTCCCAGCCAGCGACCTGGCCGTGATCGTCTCCGAGCATACCGCCGAAGACAGCGCACGGATGGATCAGACGGCTGCACGGGACCACGCCCGTGTCGTAGCAGACTGCTTCAAGCTTTCAACTGTCTTACCCTTTCGTTTTGGAACGACGTTTACGGACGACGACGCGCTGCGCCGCTCGGTCCGCTCCAACCAGCGGCACTTTATGGCCAACATCGACCGGTTACGTGGCAAGGCCGAGATGCACCTGAAGGTCGTGGTGGACGACATCTGCCCGAAGACTGTCGCCCGTGCCGTGACGGTCGGTCAGCAGTATCTGGCTGGTCTGCGCGAGAGTGCAACCCGGCAGCGGGAGCGGCAGTCCAAGGCGCGCGCCTTGTCCGTCCAGATGCATCGCATGTTTCTTCCTCTCGCCGAGGAGATTACGTGCAAGCGGATGGATTCAGGCAAGATGCTCCTCGACATCGCCCACCTGATCGACAACAAGACGATCGAGCGTTACCAGAACAAGTACACCTCGGCGTCCCATGAGCTGAAGGAGTGCCAGATGCAGCTCTCCGGGCCCTGGCCGCCGTACCACTTCGTGCACCGCTCGAACGCGCAGCAGCACAACGCCTGA
- a CDS encoding OmpA family protein, producing MNRTTKSLATVVLTCLCGIPAGTLLAAQEPNPTSTPDQSQSQQPTTLQKGENGIYLYRVKVVQRDLDAVNYLHRSGTTTIGFKGTTLLPLAKGSARVTSLRGGIQVQAKFDGLEPPTTFGPEYLTYVLWAITPDGRPNNLGEVVLSGGKSSIDVTTALQSFGLVVTAEPYFSVTQPSDVVVLQNRILSDKTTGVMEKVNAHYSLLPRGTYTQTGSSSTVPAPDKKKDKTPLEVYEAYNAVRIATDAGAEKYAADIMAEAKQDLRNAADIAGNKKGNPKMAITFARQAVQRAEDARIVTLRKQAQEREMNAELARRDAQAKAQQSQLEAQQAQLAAEQAKAAQAQADAERARAEAQAAQAQAAAAEAQAKAAAAAKSADDANAVREKLRSQLNSVLATSETARGLIVNMSDVLFDTGRYTLKPNTQLALAKVAGILAAYPGLKLQVEGYTDSVGGDDYNQKLSENRADAVRNFLITQGVTQDNISSTGYGKANPVADNTTAAGRAKNRRVQLVVSGNAIGVAASSPSSAPAQQPSPQ from the coding sequence ATGAATCGCACGACGAAGTCTCTGGCAACTGTGGTTCTGACATGCCTTTGCGGAATCCCGGCGGGCACGCTGCTCGCCGCGCAGGAACCCAATCCTACCTCAACGCCGGACCAGTCCCAATCGCAGCAGCCGACCACCCTTCAGAAGGGTGAGAACGGCATCTATCTGTACCGCGTGAAGGTCGTGCAGCGCGATCTCGACGCTGTCAATTATCTGCATCGCAGCGGCACGACAACGATCGGGTTCAAGGGAACAACGCTTCTTCCACTGGCCAAGGGCTCGGCGAGAGTCACCAGCCTGCGCGGTGGCATTCAGGTGCAGGCTAAATTTGATGGGCTTGAACCGCCCACGACCTTCGGGCCTGAGTACCTTACCTACGTGCTGTGGGCGATTACGCCGGATGGCCGACCGAACAACCTCGGTGAGGTCGTCCTAAGCGGCGGCAAGAGCAGCATCGACGTGACGACAGCGCTGCAATCGTTCGGGCTGGTCGTCACCGCCGAACCATATTTCTCCGTTACGCAGCCCAGCGACGTAGTCGTGCTGCAAAACAGGATTCTGAGCGACAAGACCACCGGCGTGATGGAGAAGGTGAACGCGCACTACTCGCTTTTGCCGCGCGGCACCTACACGCAGACCGGATCGTCGTCGACGGTGCCCGCTCCCGATAAGAAAAAGGACAAGACTCCGCTCGAGGTCTACGAGGCATATAACGCAGTGCGCATCGCTACCGACGCAGGCGCCGAAAAGTATGCGGCTGACATTATGGCCGAGGCGAAACAGGACCTGCGCAACGCAGCCGACATCGCCGGCAACAAGAAGGGCAACCCGAAGATGGCGATCACCTTCGCGCGGCAGGCTGTGCAGCGCGCCGAAGATGCCCGCATCGTCACTCTGCGTAAGCAGGCGCAGGAGCGTGAGATGAATGCCGAGCTGGCCAGGCGCGACGCACAAGCCAAAGCCCAGCAGTCACAGCTTGAGGCCCAGCAGGCGCAACTTGCTGCTGAGCAGGCCAAGGCGGCACAGGCGCAAGCCGATGCCGAGCGTGCTCGCGCCGAAGCTCAAGCCGCGCAGGCACAAGCAGCCGCAGCCGAAGCACAGGCCAAGGCAGCCGCGGCGGCGAAGAGTGCCGATGATGCTAATGCCGTCCGCGAAAAACTGCGCTCCCAGCTCAACAGCGTACTGGCCACCAGCGAGACCGCGCGTGGCCTGATCGTCAACATGTCCGACGTGCTCTTCGACACAGGCCGCTACACGCTCAAGCCGAACACACAGCTTGCACTGGCCAAGGTCGCCGGCATCCTCGCGGCCTATCCTGGCCTGAAGCTTCAGGTCGAGGGTTACACAGACAGCGTAGGCGGCGATGACTACAACCAGAAGCTCTCCGAGAACCGCGCCGATGCGGTCCGCAACTTCCTCATCACGCAGGGAGTCACGCAGGACAACATCAGCTCCACCGGCTACGGCAAAGCGAATCCTGTAGCGGATAACACAACAGCCGCGGGCCGCGCGAAGAACCGCCGCGTTCAGCTCGTCGTCTCTGGTAACGCAATTGGGGTGGCCGCCAGCAGTCCGAGCAGTGCACCAGCACAGCAACCCAGCCCGCAATAA
- the ftsY gene encoding signal recognition particle-docking protein FtsY, producing MAFSLFGKRDKADQPEPQEPVEQKRGFFDRMKQAVTRTRESLSESIGSVIALTREVDESTFTGLEPVLLRADLGAPTTAIVLENLRQRALRTGIQGGGELKQLLKAELKQILDGVQRPIQHPDGPPEVIMMVGVNGTGKTTTTGKLAAMFTAEGRSVLLCAADTFRAAAIEQLEVWANRSGVPLIKTKQGGDPSAALYDACTAAKARNTDILIADTAGRLHTKSDLMKELDKMRRTAEKLVPGAPHQTLLVMDATTGQNGLQQARLFTEAARVTGIVLTKLDGTAKGGIVLAIATELKLPVVYAGVGEKIDDIIPFDSAAFIDSFID from the coding sequence ATGGCTTTTTCTCTCTTCGGCAAGCGCGACAAAGCAGACCAGCCAGAACCTCAGGAACCAGTCGAGCAAAAACGCGGCTTCTTCGACCGCATGAAGCAGGCGGTCACTCGCACGCGCGAGTCGCTCTCCGAGTCCATCGGCTCCGTCATCGCCCTCACGCGCGAGGTGGACGAGTCCACCTTCACCGGCCTTGAACCCGTCCTGCTCCGCGCGGACCTCGGCGCCCCCACGACCGCCATCGTGCTTGAAAACCTGCGCCAGCGCGCTCTTCGCACCGGCATTCAGGGCGGCGGCGAACTCAAGCAGCTCTTGAAGGCCGAGCTGAAGCAGATTCTTGACGGTGTGCAACGTCCCATCCAGCATCCTGACGGCCCACCCGAGGTCATCATGATGGTCGGTGTCAACGGAACCGGCAAAACGACCACCACGGGCAAGCTCGCCGCCATGTTCACCGCCGAAGGCCGCAGCGTGCTGCTCTGCGCCGCCGATACCTTCCGCGCCGCCGCCATCGAGCAGCTCGAAGTCTGGGCCAACCGCTCTGGCGTGCCCCTCATTAAGACCAAGCAAGGCGGCGATCCCTCTGCCGCGCTCTACGATGCCTGCACGGCAGCAAAGGCCCGCAACACAGACATCCTCATCGCCGACACTGCAGGCCGCCTTCACACTAAAAGCGACCTGATGAAGGAGCTCGACAAGATGCGCCGCACCGCTGAAAAGCTCGTGCCCGGCGCGCCACACCAAACACTGCTCGTCATGGACGCTACAACGGGTCAGAACGGCCTGCAGCAGGCGAGGCTTTTCACAGAGGCAGCGCGAGTCACCGGCATTGTCCTCACCAAGCTCGACGGCACAGCCAAGGGCGGCATCGTGCTCGCCATTGCGACTGAGCTTAAACTGCCCGTCGTCTACGCTGGCGTGGGCGAGAAGATCGACGATATCATCCCATTCGACAGCGCCGCGTTCATCGACTCGTTCATCGACTAG
- a CDS encoding YceI family protein: MKKLLVACLFFALPVFAQSNSQWTLDSSTLTYHITHPLHQVAGTSHAARGKGICHDGQCDFLIAAPVKSFDSGDSNRDLHMIQVTRGAEFPIVTVRFHLPESATNAPTISCDLDIQFAGQTAHYRNITFQQTIQGAEHHIKGTIPAIVSDFKITPPSFFTVPIKNEMPIDVDLTWHSS; encoded by the coding sequence ATGAAGAAGCTTCTCGTCGCCTGTCTCTTCTTTGCCCTTCCAGTCTTCGCGCAATCCAACAGCCAATGGACTCTCGACAGCTCCACGCTCACCTACCACATCACGCATCCGCTGCATCAGGTGGCCGGCACCAGCCATGCCGCGCGCGGCAAGGGCATCTGCCACGACGGGCAGTGCGATTTCCTGATTGCTGCGCCGGTCAAGAGCTTCGACTCCGGAGACTCGAACCGTGACCTTCACATGATCCAGGTCACACGCGGAGCAGAGTTCCCCATCGTCACCGTGCGGTTTCATCTGCCTGAGTCGGCAACGAATGCCCCAACCATCAGTTGTGATCTCGATATTCAGTTCGCCGGCCAGACTGCACACTACCGGAACATCACCTTCCAGCAGACGATTCAAGGAGCAGAACACCACATCAAGGGAACCATCCCTGCTATCGTGTCGGACTTCAAAATCACACCACCGTCGTTCTTTACTGTACCCATCAAAAACGAGATGCCCATCGATGTAGACCTCACCTGGCACTCTTCATAA
- a CDS encoding glycoside hydrolase family 3 C-terminal domain-containing protein, with translation MLPRPLRTKTSLAALLCAAAFTTSAALAQAPQPDSDAIHARVNAIIQKMTLEQKLEYIGGTGFAVRAMPSLGLPALEMSDGPFGVRSNVGLPSTTYGIGIGLAASWNRDLAYKAGEGIGRDARARGIHFMLGPGIDIYRSPRNGRNFEYFGEDPYLTGEIATGYIKGMQSEGVSATVKHYMGNNNEYLRHDSDSIIDERTMREIYLPGFEAAVRKGDVGSIMDSYNLINGTHATQNGYLNTDIARKDWGFKGVMMSDWGSTYDGVGAANGGLDIEMPTGAFMNPKNLLPAVQSGKVKESTIDEKVFHILDTAARFGWLDRTQMDNSISLNDAQNDAVALETAQEGLVLLKNEGSLLPLNKSQIKSILVVGPDAYPGVPVGGGSAGVKPFHAVSPLEGLTAYLGSGATVYYDRGLPTLNELARDTDFVVDQAGSKAGLKLETFADNELTGTSTDSVVQHIDNAPRNDGDNPVASHGVSHRWSGYYVAAHDGEYVIAMQGSGEGNSSRAYLDGKLIFDNWKLTRALQPDLTVHLTAGPHKVVVEDAHSNRWGGRTRFGIADASRIVTARAKELAAKVDAVVIAAGFDAESESEGSDRTFDLPFGQDQLIREMSALNKKTIVSVTSGGNVDSESWRDHVPVYIENWYAGQDGGTALAQVLFGDVNPSGHLPATFERRAEDNPTYNSYYPEAGTNRVVYKEGIFVGYRGYQHDHVEPLYPFGFGLSYTTFKFSNLSVQPDGTGATVSFDVTNTGSRAGKEVAQVYVSDSHAKIARPEEELKGFDKVALDPGQTKHVSVRLDGRAFAYYDTAAKGWKIDPGSFRIGVGDSSAAIDLKGSVDISKEAAASATF, from the coding sequence ATGTTGCCGAGACCCCTGAGAACAAAGACGAGCCTCGCGGCGTTGCTGTGCGCAGCAGCGTTCACGACTTCAGCCGCGCTGGCACAGGCCCCGCAGCCCGACTCCGATGCAATTCATGCACGCGTCAACGCCATTATTCAGAAGATGACACTGGAGCAGAAGCTCGAGTACATCGGGGGCACAGGATTCGCTGTTCGTGCCATGCCCAGCCTGGGATTGCCTGCGCTGGAGATGTCTGATGGGCCGTTCGGTGTGCGCAGCAATGTGGGCCTGCCTTCGACCACGTATGGGATCGGCATCGGTCTGGCAGCGTCATGGAACCGCGACCTCGCGTACAAGGCCGGCGAAGGCATCGGGCGGGACGCGCGAGCACGCGGAATCCACTTCATGCTTGGCCCGGGAATTGATATTTATCGCTCACCGCGCAATGGGCGCAACTTTGAGTACTTCGGCGAAGACCCGTACCTGACGGGCGAGATTGCCACAGGCTACATCAAGGGCATGCAGAGTGAGGGCGTCAGTGCGACGGTGAAGCACTACATGGGCAACAACAACGAGTATCTGCGCCATGACTCGGACTCGATCATCGACGAGCGCACGATGCGCGAGATCTACCTGCCGGGCTTTGAGGCCGCGGTGCGCAAGGGCGATGTGGGCTCGATCATGGACTCTTACAACCTGATCAACGGCACGCACGCGACGCAGAACGGCTACCTGAACACGGACATTGCCCGCAAGGACTGGGGGTTCAAGGGCGTGATGATGTCGGACTGGGGATCGACCTATGACGGCGTCGGTGCGGCCAATGGCGGGCTTGATATCGAGATGCCTACGGGCGCGTTTATGAATCCCAAGAACCTGCTTCCTGCTGTGCAAAGCGGCAAGGTCAAGGAGTCGACGATTGACGAGAAGGTCTTCCACATTCTCGATACGGCTGCGCGCTTTGGCTGGCTGGACCGGACGCAGATGGACAACTCGATCTCGCTGAATGACGCACAGAACGACGCGGTTGCCCTGGAGACGGCGCAGGAGGGCTTGGTGCTACTGAAGAACGAGGGCAGCCTGCTCCCGTTGAACAAATCGCAGATCAAGTCGATTCTTGTCGTCGGGCCGGATGCGTATCCGGGTGTTCCGGTCGGCGGAGGAAGCGCAGGAGTGAAGCCGTTCCACGCGGTGAGCCCGCTGGAAGGGCTGACGGCGTATCTCGGATCGGGGGCTACGGTGTACTACGACCGCGGCCTGCCTACGCTTAACGAACTTGCTCGCGATACTGATTTCGTTGTCGATCAGGCCGGCAGCAAGGCTGGGCTCAAACTCGAGACCTTCGCTGACAATGAGCTGACTGGCACGAGCACGGACTCAGTTGTCCAGCACATCGACAACGCGCCTCGCAACGACGGCGACAACCCGGTAGCGAGCCATGGGGTCTCGCATCGTTGGAGTGGATACTACGTTGCCGCACATGACGGCGAGTATGTTATCGCCATGCAGGGATCGGGCGAGGGCAACAGCAGCCGCGCGTATCTCGACGGCAAACTGATCTTCGACAACTGGAAACTTACGCGCGCCCTGCAGCCTGACCTGACGGTGCACCTGACTGCCGGCCCGCATAAGGTGGTCGTTGAGGATGCGCACTCCAACCGCTGGGGCGGCCGCACACGCTTCGGCATTGCGGATGCGAGCAGGATTGTGACTGCTCGCGCGAAGGAGCTTGCCGCGAAGGTCGACGCCGTCGTGATCGCCGCAGGGTTTGACGCGGAGTCTGAGTCGGAGGGCAGCGACCGCACGTTCGACCTGCCGTTTGGCCAGGACCAGCTTATCCGCGAGATGTCTGCGCTGAACAAGAAGACCATTGTCTCCGTGACCTCGGGCGGCAACGTCGATAGCGAGTCATGGCGCGACCATGTGCCGGTCTACATCGAGAACTGGTATGCAGGACAAGATGGTGGAACGGCGCTGGCACAGGTGCTCTTCGGCGATGTGAATCCGTCGGGCCACCTGCCTGCGACCTTCGAGCGGCGCGCCGAGGACAATCCGACCTATAACAGCTACTATCCGGAGGCTGGGACGAATCGCGTGGTCTATAAAGAGGGCATCTTTGTGGGCTATCGCGGTTATCAACACGACCATGTTGAGCCGCTCTATCCCTTCGGCTTCGGCCTGAGCTACACGACCTTCAAGTTCTCGAACCTGTCGGTGCAGCCGGATGGCACGGGGGCGACGGTGTCGTTCGACGTTACCAATACCGGATCGCGCGCGGGCAAGGAGGTGGCGCAGGTGTACGTCTCCGATTCGCACGCGAAGATTGCGCGGCCTGAAGAGGAGCTGAAGGGCTTCGATAAAGTGGCGCTCGATCCGGGGCAGACAAAGCATGTGAGCGTCCGGCTCGACGGCCGCGCGTTTGCCTACTACGACACGGCAGCTAAGGGTTGGAAGATCGATCCGGGCAGCTTCCGCATCGGGGTGGGTGATTCGTCGGCGGCGATTGATCTGAAGGGGTCGGTCGATATCTCGAAGGAAGCTGCTGCGTCGGCCACCTTCTAA